The Pseudorhodobacter turbinis genome contains a region encoding:
- a CDS encoding IS110 family transposase, producing the protein MENVSIVGIDLAKRSFQLHGAAADGSVVFRKKLSRPQLTAFLSELPKCVVAMEACATSHYWGREIGKLGHEARLIPPVYVKPFVKRQKNDANDAEAIAEAASRPTMRYVSVKSAEQQSQGMVFRTRDLFVRQRSQLVNALRGHLAEYGVVVAQGMVQFRRIIASFDEVAVDLPAQILSLCQAYIDQIALFDERIVVLDHEIKGRAKTDEATSRLMTIPGVGPMCATTIQAFAPPMEEFSNGREFAAWCGLVPRQKSTGGRQILGRTSKMGQRDIRRLLITGAMAVIRWAIRKGPPPGSWLAKMLARKPRMLVATALANKLARTVWALTTTKENYRIPPLAT; encoded by the coding sequence ATGGAGAATGTTAGCATAGTAGGAATTGATTTAGCAAAACGGAGCTTCCAGCTGCACGGGGCTGCCGCTGATGGTTCTGTCGTGTTCCGCAAGAAATTGTCGCGCCCTCAGCTTACCGCGTTCCTGAGTGAGCTTCCAAAGTGCGTTGTTGCGATGGAGGCTTGCGCTACATCCCATTATTGGGGGCGTGAGATTGGCAAGCTTGGCCACGAGGCGCGCCTTATTCCACCTGTTTACGTTAAGCCGTTTGTGAAGCGTCAAAAGAACGACGCAAATGACGCAGAAGCGATCGCTGAGGCGGCATCGCGCCCGACGATGCGCTACGTCTCGGTCAAAAGCGCAGAACAACAGTCGCAGGGCATGGTCTTTCGAACACGCGATTTATTTGTCCGCCAACGCTCCCAGTTGGTAAACGCTTTGCGGGGTCATTTAGCAGAATACGGTGTCGTCGTCGCTCAAGGGATGGTTCAGTTTAGACGAATAATAGCCAGCTTTGATGAAGTCGCGGTTGACCTGCCCGCGCAAATTCTAAGCCTTTGCCAAGCATACATTGATCAGATCGCTCTTTTTGACGAAAGGATTGTGGTGCTGGATCACGAGATCAAAGGCCGAGCAAAAACAGATGAAGCAACATCACGGCTTATGACGATCCCCGGAGTTGGGCCTATGTGTGCTACGACCATTCAGGCCTTCGCGCCACCAATGGAAGAATTTTCTAATGGGCGTGAGTTTGCAGCTTGGTGCGGGCTTGTACCAAGGCAGAAGTCGACCGGTGGGCGACAAATCCTGGGTAGAACCTCAAAAATGGGGCAGCGCGATATAAGGCGATTGCTGATCACAGGCGCAATGGCCGTCATCCGTTGGGCCATCCGGAAAGGTCCACCACCTGGATCATGGCTTGCCAAGATGCTGGCGCGCAAGCCTCGTATGCTGGTGGCGACTGCCCTGGCAAACAAGCTTGCCCGTACCGTTTGGGCGTTAACAACCACAAAAGAGAACTATCGAATTCCACCGCTGGCTACATAA
- a CDS encoding histidine triad nucleotide-binding protein, whose protein sequence is MALAYDDQNIFARILRGEIPNKTVLETDHTLAFHDISPSAPVHVLVIPKGPYVSFDHFCAEATDAEILDFHRTAAKVCAMTGVALDSGEGFRAITNAGEHGVQEVPHYHLHILGGRHMGRMVSAA, encoded by the coding sequence ATGGCACTTGCATATGACGACCAGAATATTTTTGCCCGTATCCTGCGCGGGGAAATTCCAAATAAAACAGTACTAGAGACAGATCACACTTTGGCGTTTCACGACATCAGCCCCTCTGCACCTGTGCATGTCTTGGTGATCCCCAAAGGGCCCTATGTCAGTTTTGACCATTTTTGCGCCGAGGCCACTGACGCCGAGATCCTGGACTTTCACCGCACAGCGGCAAAAGTATGCGCAATGACCGGTGTCGCACTGGACAGCGGCGAGGGGTTCCGCGCCATCACCAATGCCGGCGAGCATGGGGTGCAAGAGGTGCCGCATTACCACCTGCATATCCTTGGCGGCAGACACATGGGCCGCATGGTCAGCGCTGCATAA
- a CDS encoding DUF5928 domain-containing protein: MAKIAYILLCHKDPDGVIAQANRLTDGGDYIVIHFDARAKASDFDRIRLKLAGNSSVVFTPRRLKCDWGGWSLVAATLLSVRTAVDAFPLATHFYMLSGDCMPIRSAEFMHAFLAPAKTDYIESFDFFKSDWIRTGIKEERLIYRHWFNERTQKKLFYTSLQIQQQLGLKRNPPSDLDIQIGSQWWCLRRNTIEILLAFCDERPDVIRFFRTTWIPDETFFQTLVRHLIPQSEIETRTLTFLMFTDYGMPVTFYNDHYNLLLSQNYLFARKISDEAVELKERLGKLYSAKGERFSISDEGRTLFEFLTARGRIGRRFTPRFWETGNSLGRDRTLLMVISKKWHVAKRLAERIRSVTGMPTVDYLFNEAETPLPDLGGIQSSLEKRTRHRRALVRMLYDYWQTDTLIMCIDPANIDLMHDFASDRSTLRLLEVECEFSDPYLIGHAGRVNLAGDNTPPEVINSLLTTIRQDLRFESDRIRDANFNNLQRLRETAPIAENAMALAAFLGIPPESAREIAQTEDLFGD, translated from the coding sequence ATGGCAAAAATAGCCTATATTCTTTTGTGCCACAAAGACCCCGACGGCGTTATCGCGCAGGCAAATCGGTTGACTGATGGCGGCGATTATATCGTGATCCACTTCGACGCCCGCGCCAAAGCTTCTGATTTCGACCGCATCCGCCTGAAACTTGCCGGAAATTCCTCGGTCGTATTCACACCCAGACGGCTGAAATGTGATTGGGGCGGGTGGAGCCTTGTTGCGGCAACTTTGCTTTCGGTGCGCACCGCGGTCGATGCTTTCCCGCTTGCCACCCACTTTTATATGCTTTCGGGCGATTGCATGCCGATCAGATCAGCCGAATTCATGCACGCGTTTCTGGCCCCCGCCAAGACCGATTACATCGAAAGCTTCGACTTCTTCAAATCTGACTGGATCCGGACCGGGATCAAGGAAGAGCGTCTGATCTATCGTCACTGGTTCAATGAGCGGACGCAAAAGAAGCTGTTTTACACCTCGTTGCAGATCCAGCAACAGCTTGGCCTGAAACGCAATCCACCGTCCGATCTGGACATCCAGATCGGCAGCCAGTGGTGGTGCCTGCGCCGCAACACGATTGAGATATTGCTGGCGTTTTGTGACGAGCGCCCCGATGTGATACGGTTTTTCCGCACAACATGGATCCCGGATGAGACGTTTTTCCAAACGCTCGTGCGCCATCTCATCCCACAAAGCGAGATTGAAACCCGCACGCTCACCTTCTTGATGTTCACCGACTATGGGATGCCCGTCACCTTTTACAATGACCACTACAACCTGCTTCTAAGCCAGAACTACCTGTTCGCGCGCAAAATCTCGGATGAGGCGGTGGAGTTGAAAGAGCGTTTGGGCAAGCTGTATTCCGCCAAGGGCGAGCGCTTTTCGATCTCTGACGAGGGGCGAACACTGTTTGAATTCTTGACAGCGCGCGGTCGTATTGGTCGCCGCTTTACCCCGCGATTCTGGGAAACTGGCAACAGCCTCGGGCGGGACCGTACGTTGTTGATGGTCATTTCCAAAAAGTGGCATGTGGCCAAACGTCTGGCGGAACGGATCCGCAGTGTTACCGGGATGCCCACCGTCGACTATTTGTTCAACGAGGCAGAAACCCCCTTGCCTGATCTTGGCGGTATCCAATCCTCTTTGGAAAAGCGCACACGACACCGGCGCGCCCTGGTTCGGATGCTCTACGACTACTGGCAAACAGACACGCTGATCATGTGCATTGATCCCGCGAACATTGACCTGATGCATGACTTCGCGAGCGACCGGTCAACATTGCGCCTGCTAGAGGTGGAATGCGAGTTCAGTGATCCCTATCTAATTGGCCATGCGGGGCGGGTAAACCTTGCCGGCGACAACACCCCGCCAGAGGTAATCAACAGCCTGCTGACCACCATCCGCCAAGACCTCCGCTTTGAGAGCGACCGAATCCGCGATGCCAATTTCAACAACCTGCAGCGTCTCCGCGAAACCGCCCCCATAGCAGAAAATGCCATGGCTTTGGCCGCTTTCCTTGGTATACCCCCAGAGAGCGCGCGAGAGATCGCACAAACCGAAGACCTCTTTGGGGATTGA
- a CDS encoding sulfotransferase family protein, whose protein sequence is MGFPGTWMTESESVIYRVVPKCACSTIGQIMYYSDHGRFFEGDIHDSTSGLHKWAQEHSQPLIEQRAKARDTYAFTCVRNPYTRILSSFFDKICGIQRNGKRYRGNLVPLLVQKYGIEVGGVDGKQEFDQIKSFRRFLLFARDTIRWRKPMDPDIHWSAMSGHVSTFITNGGRYDKIVLTEQFDDGMQAVLNAIETPHQVDLKAIPRFNESEGHGPKRAHPVGEYFDDLSMHLVWEIYKRDFQLFKYDFENPGNKMPIGEIDLDEVHAKLGD, encoded by the coding sequence ATGGGTTTTCCGGGTACATGGATGACTGAAAGTGAAAGCGTCATTTACCGTGTCGTTCCGAAATGCGCATGCTCGACCATTGGTCAGATCATGTATTATTCCGATCACGGGCGCTTTTTTGAGGGCGACATCCATGATTCAACGTCGGGCCTGCACAAATGGGCGCAAGAGCATAGCCAACCCTTGATCGAGCAGCGCGCAAAGGCGCGCGATACCTATGCTTTCACCTGCGTACGTAATCCCTATACACGGATACTCTCTTCCTTTTTTGACAAGATTTGCGGTATTCAACGCAATGGAAAACGCTACCGCGGCAACCTTGTGCCACTTTTGGTCCAGAAATACGGGATTGAGGTGGGCGGCGTTGATGGCAAGCAGGAGTTTGACCAGATCAAGAGCTTCCGCCGCTTTTTGCTATTCGCCCGTGATACGATCCGTTGGCGCAAGCCGATGGACCCGGATATTCACTGGTCGGCCATGTCTGGCCATGTCTCGACGTTCATTACGAATGGGGGGCGTTATGATAAAATCGTTCTTACAGAACAGTTTGACGACGGAATGCAAGCCGTGCTCAATGCGATCGAGACGCCCCATCAGGTTGATTTGAAAGCAATTCCGCGGTTCAATGAAAGCGAGGGGCACGGCCCGAAACGCGCCCATCCGGTGGGGGAGTATTTCGACGATCTGTCGATGCATCTGGTCTGGGAGATTTACAAGCGCGATTTTCAGCTGTTCAAATATGACTTCGAAAATCCCGGAAATAAAATGCCTATTGGCGAAATTGATCTGGATGAAGTGCACGCTAAACTGGGCGATTAA
- a CDS encoding tyrosine-type recombinase/integrase: protein MTFANAANAYLDAGKSTRFLLKLCEHFKDTPLRNISSGAILAAAVKLYPNAKGATRNRQVIAPTLAIINHAAELGWCAPVKVKRYSVNPAVKIPATREWVTAFADQAKTDNLPHLAALCFFMFGTAARIGEAVRMIWDDVDLNSNTAKLSGDKPKPWTRTAHLSPTVIAAMASIGGNRNPAELVFGYAESGSVKKTWDNVIERAGIERLTPHCCRHGFATAMLRAGFDPVTIAKRGGWKDPAIVVRTYGHALEDKTVTDVLFDTSLTQSAKQNPVTISKKRIN, encoded by the coding sequence GTGACCTTTGCCAATGCCGCAAACGCCTATCTTGATGCAGGCAAATCGACCCGATTCCTTTTGAAGTTGTGCGAGCATTTCAAGGACACACCTCTGCGCAACATCAGTTCCGGCGCAATCCTTGCCGCTGCGGTGAAGCTCTATCCCAACGCAAAAGGCGCAACTCGTAACCGCCAAGTTATCGCGCCGACATTGGCGATCATCAACCACGCGGCAGAATTGGGCTGGTGCGCACCTGTGAAGGTGAAGCGCTACTCGGTCAATCCAGCCGTAAAGATACCGGCAACCCGTGAGTGGGTAACGGCTTTCGCTGATCAAGCCAAAACGGACAACTTGCCTCACTTAGCTGCGCTTTGCTTTTTTATGTTTGGCACTGCGGCGCGTATTGGTGAGGCTGTGCGGATGATCTGGGATGATGTGGATTTGAACTCGAACACCGCCAAGCTGTCCGGTGACAAGCCTAAGCCTTGGACACGCACAGCGCATCTTTCACCCACCGTTATCGCTGCTATGGCCAGCATCGGCGGCAACCGCAACCCTGCCGAATTAGTGTTCGGATATGCGGAATCGGGCAGCGTAAAGAAGACATGGGATAACGTAATCGAGCGGGCCGGAATTGAACGCCTAACGCCTCACTGTTGCCGCCATGGCTTTGCTACCGCCATGCTACGGGCAGGCTTTGACCCTGTGACCATCGCCAAGCGCGGCGGCTGGAAAGATCCGGCAATTGTGGTTCGGACCTATGGCCACGCCTTAGAAGACAAGACCGTCACCGATGTGCTTTTTGACACAAGCCTGACACAATCCGCAAAACAAAATCCCGTAACTATCAGTAAAAAAAGGATAAATTAA